In Chryseobacterium oranimense, a single window of DNA contains:
- a CDS encoding IPExxxVDY family protein — translation MEIQKLYDLDDIEFEDIAIGLVRLAKDIPAHEFFYKINQINGLSFSRKKDMIIHGAYYDYFFPRFEAYDKFTKTCFTFISNRSSESKQKKLQTELFTEEENIKFLLNNQVDVEYILHTSEQIPDFSVILLPENLVFPIQDYTLGSEEELYQIIQYYE, via the coding sequence TTGGAAATTCAAAAACTTTATGATCTTGATGATATAGAATTTGAAGATATTGCCATAGGATTGGTAAGATTAGCAAAAGATATACCTGCTCATGAGTTTTTCTACAAAATAAATCAAATCAACGGTCTTTCTTTTTCAAGAAAAAAAGATATGATTATTCATGGGGCTTATTATGATTATTTTTTTCCGAGATTTGAGGCTTATGACAAGTTTACAAAGACATGTTTTACATTCATTTCCAACCGGTCTTCGGAAAGTAAGCAAAAAAAACTGCAGACTGAGCTCTTCACAGAAGAAGAAAACATTAAATTTTTATTAAATAATCAGGTAGATGTGGAATATATTCTGCATACTTCGGAACAAATTCCTGATTTTTCCGTAATTTTGCTCCCTGAAAATCTTGTGTTTCCGATACAAGACTATACACTAGGTTCTGAAGAAGAACTTTATCAAATTATCCAGTATTATGAATAA
- the pyk gene encoding pyruvate kinase has product MNKYLKKTKIIATLGPASSSKEVMLGLMKAGVDIFRINFSHADYELVRSNIEIIRELNQEYGFSVGILGDLQGPKLRVGVVKEGSYLNPGDILTFTNEKMEGDSTKVYMTYQQFPQDVKVGEKILIDDGKLMLEVIETNEIDTVKAKTIQGGPLSSKKGVNLPNTNVSLPALTEKDVQDANFMLDMEVDWIALSFVRHAQDIIDLKKLIDSHPNGKFKTPIIAKIEKPEGVKNIDEILLECDGLMVARGDLGVEVPMEEVPAIQKNLVEKARFYSKPVIIATQMMETMINSLTPTRAEVNDVANSVLDGADAVMLSGETSVGRYPVQVVENMAKIVQNIEKTHFYQHKNEPIEKDYNCIDERFITNRVCLAAVRIAKTTNVSAIVTLTHSGYTAFQLAAHRPNSHIIVYSGNRRVITMLNLLWGVHAYYYDMKKSTDETIIQVNMLTHNHGYIESGDFVININATPSYEGGKTNTLRLTTV; this is encoded by the coding sequence ATGAATAAGTATTTAAAGAAGACAAAAATTATCGCAACACTAGGGCCAGCTTCATCGTCGAAGGAGGTAATGTTAGGACTCATGAAAGCAGGTGTTGATATTTTCAGAATAAATTTTTCACACGCAGATTACGAATTAGTTCGAAGTAATATAGAAATTATCAGAGAGCTTAATCAGGAATACGGTTTTTCTGTAGGTATCCTGGGAGACCTTCAGGGCCCTAAACTGAGAGTAGGTGTCGTAAAGGAAGGTTCTTACCTGAACCCCGGTGATATCCTTACATTTACGAATGAGAAAATGGAGGGAGATTCTACCAAGGTTTACATGACGTACCAACAGTTTCCTCAGGACGTAAAAGTTGGGGAAAAAATCCTTATTGATGACGGAAAACTAATGTTGGAAGTTATTGAAACCAACGAAATAGACACCGTAAAAGCAAAAACTATCCAAGGGGGACCTCTAAGCTCTAAAAAAGGGGTAAATCTTCCGAATACCAATGTATCTCTTCCTGCCCTTACGGAAAAAGACGTTCAGGATGCCAATTTCATGCTTGACATGGAGGTTGACTGGATTGCGCTTTCTTTCGTTCGTCATGCACAGGATATTATCGACCTTAAAAAGCTGATCGACAGCCATCCAAACGGGAAATTCAAAACTCCTATTATTGCCAAGATCGAAAAGCCGGAAGGTGTTAAAAATATAGATGAGATCTTATTGGAATGTGATGGACTGATGGTTGCCCGTGGTGACCTTGGTGTGGAAGTTCCGATGGAAGAAGTTCCTGCTATCCAGAAAAATCTGGTAGAAAAAGCAAGATTCTATTCCAAGCCGGTTATTATTGCCACGCAGATGATGGAAACAATGATCAACAGCCTTACGCCAACAAGAGCGGAAGTAAATGACGTTGCCAACTCTGTATTGGACGGTGCAGATGCCGTAATGCTTTCCGGAGAAACTTCTGTGGGAAGATATCCGGTGCAGGTAGTGGAAAACATGGCCAAAATTGTACAGAATATCGAGAAAACTCATTTTTACCAGCATAAGAATGAACCGATTGAAAAAGATTATAACTGCATCGACGAAAGGTTCATTACAAACAGGGTATGTCTTGCAGCTGTAAGAATTGCCAAAACAACAAATGTTTCCGCAATCGTTACTTTAACCCACTCAGGATATACTGCGTTCCAGCTTGCTGCTCACAGACCGAATTCACATATCATCGTATACAGTGGAAACAGAAGAGTGATTACGATGCTGAACCTTCTTTGGGGAGTTCATGCCTATTATTACGACATGAAAAAATCTACCGACGAAACTATTATCCAGGTCAATATGCTGACTCACAACCACGGCTATATCGAAAGTGGCGATTTTGTAATCAATATCAACGCGACTCCGTCTTATGAAGGAGGAAAAACGAATACACTGAGACTGACGACGGTTTAA
- a CDS encoding aldehyde dehydrogenase family protein encodes MEQLIENKLIKADKTFSEWRKVPFEERQKLIAKAAEILKNNSEKFGRIITTEMNKPISESIAEVEKCALMMNYYADAENILKTEKVQSEFSYSEVHYVPKGVILGVMPWNFPFWQVLRFAVPAILAGNTVVLKHASICFGSGNAIEDVLLEAGFPEGVFQNLEVGHTVVKEILEHDAVKGVSLTGSGKAGGEVASIAGLNIKKSLLELGGSDAFIIFDDADLDEAAKAGAKSRLQNCGQTCTAAKRFIIDEKIEDEFLPKFIEEYKTYEIGDPLNRETKLAGMARPDLADELEAQFNRALENGAEIIIPLERISENEFKPGLIRVQEGNPILKEELFGPLGMIMTAKSDEEALQMANDIPFGLSNSVWTKKTERQLFFIENLESGTVNINRMTSSDPRFPFGGSKASGYGTELSLLALKEFVTARTIVGN; translated from the coding sequence ATGGAACAGTTAATTGAAAATAAGCTTATTAAAGCAGATAAGACATTTTCAGAGTGGAGAAAAGTGCCGTTTGAAGAAAGACAGAAGCTGATTGCAAAAGCGGCAGAAATTTTAAAGAACAATTCGGAAAAGTTCGGCAGGATCATTACGACGGAAATGAATAAACCTATTTCGGAGTCGATTGCTGAGGTGGAAAAATGTGCTTTAATGATGAATTATTATGCAGATGCTGAAAATATTTTAAAAACCGAAAAGGTTCAGTCTGAATTTTCTTATTCTGAAGTTCATTATGTTCCTAAAGGTGTAATTTTAGGTGTAATGCCATGGAATTTCCCTTTCTGGCAGGTATTAAGATTTGCTGTTCCCGCAATTTTGGCTGGAAATACAGTAGTTTTGAAACATGCTTCCATTTGTTTCGGAAGTGGAAATGCCATTGAAGATGTTCTTTTAGAGGCCGGTTTTCCTGAGGGTGTTTTCCAGAATCTGGAAGTGGGGCATACAGTGGTAAAGGAAATTCTTGAGCATGATGCTGTAAAGGGCGTGAGTCTTACCGGTAGTGGAAAAGCCGGTGGGGAAGTGGCTTCAATTGCAGGTTTAAATATCAAAAAATCTTTATTGGAACTAGGAGGAAGTGATGCCTTCATTATTTTTGATGATGCGGATCTGGATGAAGCGGCAAAAGCAGGAGCAAAATCCAGACTTCAGAATTGCGGACAAACCTGTACTGCAGCCAAAAGGTTTATTATCGATGAAAAAATTGAAGATGAATTTTTACCTAAATTCATTGAAGAATACAAAACATATGAAATTGGAGATCCTTTAAACAGGGAAACCAAATTAGCAGGAATGGCAAGACCGGACCTGGCGGATGAACTGGAAGCTCAGTTCAACAGGGCGCTGGAAAATGGTGCTGAAATTATCATTCCTCTGGAAAGAATTTCTGAAAATGAATTTAAGCCCGGCTTAATCCGCGTTCAGGAAGGAAATCCTATCTTAAAAGAAGAACTTTTCGGACCTCTTGGAATGATCATGACTGCTAAAAGTGATGAAGAAGCTTTACAAATGGCAAACGATATTCCTTTCGGACTTTCCAATTCCGTTTGGACGAAAAAAACAGAGCGTCAGTTATTCTTTATAGAAAACCTGGAATCGGGGACGGTAAATATCAACAGAATGACGAGTTCTGATCCCCGTTTTCCATTCGGTGGAAGCAAGGCTTCAGGATATGGAACGGAGCTGTCTTTATTGGCTCTAAAAGAGTTTGTAACGGCAAGAACAATCGTGGGAAATTAA
- the hutG gene encoding formimidoylglutamase, which yields MIWQGRLDGEELLFHRIFQRVKEEHNYDHIKADDFVLHGFAVDEGVRRNKGRQGAKDAPDVIRKNMSNFPVIRPDFSLLDFGNITCEDGDLESTQNSLAKNVSKVLLKGGKSLVLGGGHEVTYAHYLGVKTAFPEQKIGIINIDAHFDNRQPEEGVGASSGTGFWQIAQEGQINSLHIGIQRNSNTLKLFDTAHQYGMKYILADELFFENLPSIYQRIDELTDNVDVLYLTICMDVFNASIAPGVSASAYNGIFADTPFMHFYRHILKSKKLVALDAAEVNPSLDIQDRTARLAACLVNEWFMI from the coding sequence ATGATTTGGCAAGGAAGATTAGACGGAGAAGAGCTCCTTTTCCACAGGATATTTCAAAGAGTTAAAGAAGAACATAATTACGACCATATTAAAGCAGATGATTTTGTACTGCATGGTTTTGCTGTAGATGAAGGTGTGAGGCGAAATAAAGGACGTCAGGGTGCTAAGGATGCTCCTGATGTGATCAGAAAAAATATGTCCAATTTCCCGGTGATCCGCCCGGATTTTTCCCTTCTGGATTTCGGAAATATCACCTGTGAAGACGGTGACCTGGAAAGTACCCAGAACAGCCTGGCGAAAAATGTTTCAAAAGTCTTGTTGAAAGGAGGAAAATCACTTGTTTTAGGTGGAGGCCATGAAGTGACTTATGCTCATTATTTAGGGGTAAAAACTGCTTTTCCTGAGCAAAAAATTGGAATCATCAATATAGATGCCCATTTTGATAACAGACAGCCTGAAGAAGGAGTAGGAGCCAGCTCAGGGACAGGTTTCTGGCAGATTGCACAGGAAGGACAGATCAATTCACTGCATATCGGAATCCAGAGAAATTCCAATACCCTGAAATTATTTGATACCGCGCACCAGTACGGGATGAAATATATTCTGGCTGATGAATTGTTTTTTGAAAATCTGCCTTCAATCTATCAGCGGATTGATGAATTGACGGACAATGTAGATGTTCTTTATCTTACCATCTGTATGGATGTTTTTAATGCATCTATTGCCCCTGGAGTTTCAGCTTCAGCATATAACGGGATTTTTGCGGATACTCCTTTTATGCATTTTTACAGGCATATTCTGAAAAGTAAAAAGCTGGTAGCGCTTGATGCTGCAGAAGTCAATCCGTCCCTGGATATTCAGGACAGAACGGCAAGGCTTGCGGCATGTCTTGTGAACGAGTGGTTTATGATTTAA